A genomic window from Glycine soja cultivar W05 chromosome 10, ASM419377v2, whole genome shotgun sequence includes:
- the LOC114371781 gene encoding uncharacterized protein At2g17340-like has product MAMEYEKGFYYFNREGDTSIPDATTKAEEFAQRFARIIEDFKKDPARQGVPLDVLDVENANAISLFENVVRLNDAIVDEGKRLENLVRGVFARTYLILLHYMSISETMSLGIDWTSLPVHANIDFSCLMFLVTVSTLNCSTFPLSGLVKSLFTIGVHGVADDVENMMILCYSRLTFDSTWLIVIIFLDNSGADIILGILPFARELLRRGSQVILAANYLPSLNDVTYAELIKIISKLKDEEGRLVGVGTSNLLIANSGNDLPVIDLTRVSQELGNLANDLDLVILEGMGRGIETNLYAQFKCDSLKIAMVKHPEVTEFLGSRFYDCVIKYDEV; this is encoded by the exons GGATTCTATTATTTCAATAGAGAGGGTGATACTTCTATTCCTGATGCTACGACTAAAGCTGAAGAATTTGCTCAAAG GTTTGCTAGAATTATTGAAGATTTCAAAAAAGATCCTGCAAGGCAAGGCGTGCCTCTTGATGTCCTT GATGTAGAGAATGCAAATGCCATATCCCTATTTGAGAATGTTGTTCGTCTTAATGATGCCATTGTAGATGAAGGGAAACGACTAGAGAATTTAGTTAGAGGAGTTTTTGCAAGAACATACTTGATCTTG CTTCATTACATGTCAATATCTGAAACCATGAGTCTTGGAATAGACTGGACCAGCCTACCTGTTCATGCAAACATTGATTTTAGTTGCTTAATGTTCCTTGTTACTGTATCAACCCTTAATTGCTCCACTTTCCCATTGTCTGGTTTGGTTAAGTCACTCTTCACTATAGGAGTGCATGGTGTGGCTGATGATGTTGAGAATATGATGATCCTTTGCTACTCTCGATTGACATTTGACAGTACTTGGCTAATT GTAATCATATTTCTTGATAATTCTGGTGCAGATATCATTTTGGGTATTCTGCCATTTGCAAGGGAGCTACTTCGGCGTGGGAGTCAG GTTATATTGGCTGCTAATTACTTACCTTCCCTCAATGATGTGACTTATGCTGagctaattaaaattatatcaaag ttaaaggatgaagaaggaCGTCTCGTGGGTGTCGGTACTTCAAATCTTCTAATTGCCAACTCCGGAAATGATTTACCT GTTATTGATCTTACAAGGGTGTCACAGGAACTTGGAAACCTTGCCAATGATTTAGATCTTGTCATCTTAGAAGGGATG GGTCGTGGAATAGAAACAAATCTCTATGCTCAATTTAAATGTGATTCCCTCAAGATTGCTATG GTAAAACATCCTGAGGTTACAGAATTTCTTGGGTCACGTTTTTATGATTGCGTGATCAAATATGATGAAGTTTAG